The following coding sequences lie in one Pyramidobacter porci genomic window:
- a CDS encoding ABC transporter substrate-binding protein: MKLKRYSVLCAVLALGLMFCGAAAAVPEDTITVGMAADAKSLDPQMTNDTTSSTYMIQMYEPLIEINSDRELVPCLAESWKQLDDLTYEITLRKGVKFHNGAEVTADDAVFTLNRMTTPAAAAVKSYGANIDASGLKVIDRYTFQVKASSPMAGFLSYLTHSSSYILCKAAVEAAGEDYAKHPIGTGPFKFVEKLKGDHVSYERFEDYWGNKPRYKKLLMRTIPEATSRVIELETGNIDIAYGIPNNDFKRLQDEGKVAVYNKPGLSITYMGFNTQIPPFDNPKVRKAITIAIDREGALDVVYKGLGRVPTSPLIPVNNYFPDPVPVEYDPDKAEKMLEEAGVKDLEFTIYTNENKQRKDYAEVIQAMLGDLGITVKIQVLEWGTFLEQLKAGKLPVFMIGWAADNINPDPDAYIKAAMHSRFAGPSNRVWLKDALVDELLDKGTVTPDGPERAEIYKKFCDRVNELNPWCYLAIADTLYGANKNLKGAEKFYRGSINRLDRIYYE, translated from the coding sequence ATGAAGTTGAAGAGGTATTCCGTTTTGTGCGCCGTACTTGCGTTGGGACTGATGTTCTGCGGCGCGGCCGCGGCCGTTCCCGAGGACACGATCACGGTGGGCATGGCGGCGGACGCCAAGTCGCTGGATCCGCAGATGACCAACGACACCACGTCGAGCACCTACATGATCCAGATGTACGAGCCGCTGATCGAGATCAACAGCGACAGGGAGCTGGTCCCCTGCCTGGCCGAGAGCTGGAAGCAGCTCGACGATCTGACTTACGAGATCACGCTGCGCAAAGGCGTCAAGTTCCACAACGGCGCTGAAGTGACCGCCGACGACGCCGTCTTCACCCTGAACCGCATGACTACGCCCGCGGCGGCGGCCGTCAAGTCTTACGGCGCGAACATCGACGCTTCCGGTCTGAAGGTCATTGACCGCTACACCTTCCAGGTGAAGGCGAGTTCCCCGATGGCGGGCTTTCTGTCCTATCTGACCCACTCTTCGTCCTATATCCTCTGCAAGGCCGCAGTCGAAGCCGCCGGCGAAGATTATGCCAAGCACCCGATCGGCACCGGCCCCTTCAAGTTCGTGGAAAAGCTCAAGGGCGACCACGTATCCTACGAGCGTTTCGAGGACTATTGGGGAAACAAGCCCCGCTACAAGAAGCTGCTGATGCGCACGATCCCCGAAGCCACCAGCCGCGTCATCGAGCTTGAGACCGGCAACATCGACATCGCCTACGGCATTCCCAACAACGACTTCAAACGCCTGCAGGACGAGGGCAAAGTCGCCGTGTACAACAAGCCCGGCCTTTCCATCACCTACATGGGCTTCAACACGCAGATCCCTCCGTTCGACAACCCCAAGGTCCGCAAGGCCATCACCATCGCCATCGACCGCGAAGGCGCCCTCGACGTCGTCTACAAGGGACTGGGACGCGTGCCCACCAGCCCGCTGATTCCCGTGAACAATTATTTCCCCGACCCCGTGCCGGTGGAGTACGATCCCGACAAAGCCGAAAAAATGCTTGAAGAAGCCGGCGTCAAGGATCTCGAGTTCACCATCTACACCAACGAGAACAAACAGCGCAAGGATTACGCCGAAGTCATCCAGGCCATGCTGGGCGACTTGGGCATCACCGTCAAGATCCAGGTGCTCGAGTGGGGCACCTTCCTCGAACAGCTCAAGGCCGGCAAGCTGCCCGTCTTCATGATCGGCTGGGCCGCCGACAACATCAACCCCGATCCCGACGCCTACATCAAGGCCGCCATGCATTCGAGATTCGCCGGTCCCTCCAACCGCGTCTGGCTGAAGGACGCGCTGGTCGACGAGCTGCTTGACAAGGGCACCGTTACGCCCGACGGCCCGGAGCGCGCGGAAATCTACAAGAAATTCTGCGACCGCGTCAACGAGCTGAATCCCTGGTGCTATTTGGCCATCGCCGACACGCTGTACGGCGCGAACAAGAACCTGAAGGGCGCGGAGAAATTCTACCGCGGTTCGATCAACCGCCTGGACCGCATCTATTACGAATAA
- a CDS encoding MATE family efflux transporter, whose product MDLGKDNIVRLIFHHSVPATVGMLVNAVYNLADRISISYAVGPEAFSSMSVASAVFLVLQAFGMWIGIGAASLIAIKMGERRRQRVEELIGGTLVTLAATSAIVFLGVSAFLDDVLYFFGASGSTIPYGREYLTVIARGLPFMITGTGLYHINRVIGYPAEAMLFTAVSALLNVLLDFVFLFPFGMGIGGAALATVISQFVLLLCMLRLLSKKAREYGVSLKNLRLRRRDALDIYMAGLSTFFTQVVSSLIAAAANNQLLRYENYFAVGAYGAINITYSVVLMPVFGIGQGSQPIIGYNYGAKLYARARETLYKSMFLAFIIGIGGWLLFHLRATEVMSVITNGDGRIVPYAADGLEKLTLLFPLAAVQAVGQVYFQSIGKPKKTLLLSVLRQTVFLIPMLYVLPKFWGTDGVWYAIPVAEFLSLLCTGSFIAVENYRMKKNLG is encoded by the coding sequence ATGGATCTGGGCAAAGACAATATCGTCAGGCTGATATTTCATCATTCCGTGCCGGCGACGGTCGGCATGCTCGTCAATGCCGTCTATAACCTGGCGGACAGAATATCCATCAGCTACGCCGTCGGCCCGGAGGCCTTTTCGAGCATGAGCGTCGCCAGCGCGGTTTTTCTGGTTCTTCAGGCTTTCGGAATGTGGATCGGCATCGGCGCGGCTTCCTTGATTGCGATCAAAATGGGAGAGAGACGGCGGCAGCGGGTCGAAGAGCTGATTGGCGGCACATTGGTCACTCTGGCGGCGACTTCGGCCATCGTCTTCCTGGGCGTATCCGCATTTCTTGACGACGTGCTGTATTTTTTCGGCGCCAGCGGCAGCACCATTCCTTACGGCAGAGAGTATCTGACGGTGATCGCGCGCGGACTGCCGTTCATGATAACAGGCACGGGGCTGTATCACATAAACAGGGTGATCGGCTATCCGGCTGAGGCGATGCTGTTCACGGCCGTCAGCGCGCTGCTCAACGTTCTCCTCGATTTCGTCTTTCTCTTTCCTTTCGGCATGGGGATCGGCGGCGCGGCGCTGGCCACGGTGATCTCGCAGTTCGTCCTGCTGCTGTGTATGCTGCGGCTCTTGTCGAAAAAGGCAAGGGAATACGGCGTCAGTCTGAAAAATTTAAGGTTGCGGCGCCGCGACGCGCTGGACATTTACATGGCGGGGCTTTCCACGTTTTTCACCCAGGTCGTTTCTTCGCTGATCGCCGCGGCGGCGAACAATCAACTGCTGCGCTACGAAAACTACTTTGCCGTCGGCGCTTACGGCGCCATAAACATCACCTATTCCGTCGTTTTGATGCCGGTCTTCGGAATCGGACAGGGCAGCCAGCCGATCATCGGCTACAACTACGGCGCGAAGCTCTACGCGAGGGCAAGGGAAACGCTTTATAAATCCATGTTTCTCGCCTTCATCATCGGCATAGGCGGCTGGCTGCTCTTTCATCTTCGGGCCACGGAAGTGATGTCGGTCATCACCAACGGGGACGGACGTATCGTGCCTTACGCCGCGGACGGTCTGGAAAAATTGACGTTGCTGTTCCCTCTCGCCGCCGTCCAAGCCGTCGGACAAGTGTATTTTCAGTCGATCGGAAAGCCGAAGAAGACGCTGCTGCTCAGCGTGCTTCGCCAAACCGTCTTCTTGATCCCGATGCTTTACGTCCTGCCGAAGTTCTGGGGGACAGACGGCGTCTGGTACGCCATTCCCGTCGCGGAATTCCTTTCTTTGCTCTGTACGGGCTCCTTTATCGCTGTGGAAAACTATCGGATGAAGAAAAATTTGGGCTAG
- a CDS encoding serine hydrolase domain-containing protein, with protein sequence MTDLFRTKEPAFCDYAEQIMAAHRARGVAVAVVDRRGTDYQKFFGFRDAARRLPVGENTIFGLASVTKSFTALALMQLAEQGLVDLRAPVSAYCPEFKNAGQVPVSAAHFLSHSGGYFPMPRALLPDLLKKLGIDPRLRETAYDDRVAQAAVEQVARGLDAPAPRLGRPGEYMSYCNDGYGILSDIVRRRGGEGSYARYVERRILGPLGMSRSTCEFLRPSEDADTSLLYSDDLGVSEGDRDFYRSAFVLNGGGAMKSTLADLKKYLRMYLNGGRGEAGAIVSERSVRDMVRPRVPAKHHQFYGYGLSVGFMRDLTVYRHGGSLPGVSSHIAWSPELDRGAIVLCNTQNVPVSLIADALLRVAAGWEPQPEDLWTDCPWEPEVIEAACGRYRSGEGAEVVIEKDGRGLSVLNDGKPMSVRMVRGHMALLRSGFAVSELRPFFNTDGSVWGARLNDRIVPKVGEADL encoded by the coding sequence ATGACAGATCTTTTTCGGACAAAAGAACCAGCTTTCTGCGACTATGCGGAGCAAATCATGGCGGCTCACCGTGCCCGCGGCGTTGCCGTCGCCGTCGTCGATCGGCGCGGTACGGACTATCAGAAATTTTTCGGTTTCCGCGACGCGGCGCGCCGCCTGCCCGTCGGCGAGAACACGATCTTCGGCCTGGCCTCGGTGACCAAGTCTTTCACCGCGCTGGCGCTGATGCAGCTGGCGGAGCAAGGGCTCGTCGATCTGCGGGCGCCGGTTTCGGCGTACTGCCCGGAATTCAAAAACGCCGGGCAGGTTCCCGTGAGCGCGGCGCACTTCCTCAGCCACAGCGGCGGCTATTTCCCCATGCCGCGCGCGCTGCTGCCCGACCTTCTGAAGAAGCTGGGCATTGATCCCCGCTTGCGGGAAACGGCTTACGACGACCGCGTCGCCCAGGCGGCGGTCGAACAGGTCGCGCGCGGTCTGGACGCGCCGGCGCCGCGGCTGGGACGCCCCGGCGAATACATGAGCTACTGCAACGACGGCTACGGCATCCTCAGCGACATCGTCCGCCGCCGCGGCGGCGAAGGATCGTACGCCCGCTACGTGGAGCGCCGCATCCTCGGACCGCTCGGCATGAGCCGGAGCACCTGCGAATTTCTGCGTCCCTCCGAAGACGCCGACACGTCGCTGCTGTACAGCGACGACCTCGGCGTGAGCGAAGGCGACCGCGACTTTTACCGCAGCGCCTTCGTCCTCAACGGCGGCGGCGCGATGAAATCCACGCTGGCCGACCTGAAAAAATATCTGCGCATGTACCTCAACGGCGGCCGCGGCGAAGCCGGCGCGATCGTCTCGGAACGGAGCGTCCGTGACATGGTCCGCCCCCGCGTGCCCGCAAAACATCATCAGTTCTACGGCTACGGGCTAAGCGTCGGCTTCATGCGCGACCTGACAGTGTACCGCCACGGCGGCAGCCTGCCGGGCGTTTCCTCGCACATCGCCTGGTCGCCGGAACTCGACCGCGGCGCAATCGTGCTGTGCAACACACAGAACGTCCCCGTCTCCCTGATCGCCGACGCGCTGCTCCGCGTCGCCGCCGGATGGGAGCCGCAGCCGGAAGACCTCTGGACCGACTGCCCCTGGGAGCCGGAAGTCATCGAAGCGGCCTGCGGACGCTACCGTTCCGGCGAAGGCGCGGAAGTCGTCATCGAAAAGGACGGCCGCGGCCTTTCCGTCCTCAACGACGGCAAGCCGATGAGCGTACGCATGGTGCGCGGCCATATGGCCCTGCTGCGCAGCGGCTTCGCCGTGTCGGAACTGCGCCCCTTCTTCAACACCGACGGTTCGGTCTGGGGCGCGCGCCTCAACGACCGCATCGTGCCGAAAGTCGGCGAAGCAGATCTCTAG
- the meaB gene encoding methylmalonyl Co-A mutase-associated GTPase MeaB, with protein sequence MSIENNTYQPDWQPQNAGSEFACFVTKGVDGTGGPTAANVQPVRRNLSVDEYARGILNGERAILSRAITLIESNAPKHFATAQELIQKLLPHTGRSMRVGITGVPGAGKSTFIEALGSWLCDRGHRVAVLAVDPSSTVTKGSVLGDKTRMEKLSRHPNAFVRPSPSGGTLGGVTRKSRETLLLVEAAGYDVVLVETVGVGQSETTVRNMVDYFLMVALTGAGDDLQGIKKGIMEIADSILVNKADGDNKTKALSARADFDMMLHYLRPATEGWASRAYTCSSLTGEGIPEMWGVVEEFFKTVRGNGVFEKRRKEQVLKWVNDMAREHLENLIGANRAIAAAKARIEEEVTAGKVSPTQAAQEIIDVMERELFHAGR encoded by the coding sequence ATGAGCATCGAAAACAACACGTACCAGCCCGACTGGCAGCCGCAAAACGCCGGCAGCGAATTCGCCTGTTTCGTGACGAAGGGCGTGGACGGCACCGGCGGCCCCACGGCCGCCAACGTCCAGCCCGTGAGGCGCAACCTCTCCGTCGACGAATACGCGCGGGGCATCCTTAACGGCGAACGCGCGATCCTGTCGCGGGCCATCACGCTGATCGAAAGCAACGCCCCGAAACACTTCGCCACGGCGCAGGAACTGATCCAAAAGCTGCTGCCCCACACGGGCAGATCCATGCGCGTCGGCATCACCGGCGTGCCCGGTGCCGGCAAGAGCACCTTCATCGAAGCGCTCGGCTCGTGGCTGTGCGACCGCGGGCACCGCGTCGCCGTTCTCGCCGTCGATCCCAGCAGCACCGTCACCAAGGGCAGCGTCCTCGGCGACAAGACGCGCATGGAAAAACTGTCGCGCCACCCCAACGCCTTCGTGCGCCCGTCCCCTTCGGGCGGCACGCTCGGCGGCGTCACGCGCAAAAGTCGCGAGACACTGCTGCTCGTGGAAGCGGCGGGCTACGACGTGGTCCTCGTCGAGACCGTCGGCGTCGGCCAGAGCGAGACGACCGTGCGCAACATGGTGGATTATTTTCTCATGGTGGCGCTCACCGGCGCGGGCGACGACCTGCAGGGCATCAAGAAGGGCATCATGGAGATCGCCGACTCGATCCTCGTCAACAAGGCCGACGGCGACAACAAAACCAAAGCGCTGTCGGCGCGCGCCGACTTCGACATGATGCTCCACTACCTGCGTCCCGCCACGGAGGGCTGGGCCAGCCGAGCCTACACCTGTTCGTCGCTGACGGGCGAGGGCATTCCCGAGATGTGGGGCGTCGTCGAGGAGTTTTTCAAGACCGTGCGCGGCAACGGCGTTTTCGAGAAACGGCGCAAAGAACAGGTGCTCAAATGGGTCAACGACATGGCGCGGGAACATCTGGAAAACCTCATCGGCGCCAACCGGGCCATCGCCGCCGCCAAGGCGCGCATCGAGGAGGAGGTCACCGCGGGCAAAGTCTCGCCCACGCAGGCCGCCCAAGAGATCATCGACGTGATGGAGCGCGAGCTGTTCCACGCGGGACGGTAG
- the scpA gene encoding methylmalonyl-CoA mutase, translated as MYQNPDFTKIAFKEESRAESRQDWEARVLRETGRSVSELCTRTMEQIDVKPLYTADDYAGMHHLGFMAGIPPFLRGPYPTMYVARPWTVRQYAGFSTAEESNAFYRRNLAAGQKGLSIAFDLATHRGYDSDHPRVVGDVGKAGVAVDSILDMEILFSGIPLGQMSVSMTMNGAVLPVMAFYIVAAQEQGVDMKVLSGTIQNDILKEFMVRNTYIYPPAASMRIIGDIFAFTSRNMPKFNCISISGYHMQEAGATADIELGYTLADGLEYIRTGLKAGLSIDDFAPRLSFFWAIGKNYFMEVAKMRAARMLWGKIVKQFNPKNTKSMALRTHSQTSGWSLTAQDPFNNVTRTCVEAMAAALGHTQSLHTNALDEAIALPTDFSARIARNTQLYIQDETKVCKVIDPWGGSYYVEALTDELIRRAWAHIQEVESLGGMAKAIDTGLPKMRIEEAAARRQAHIDSGNEKIVGINYFPLEKEDPLDILDVDNTAVRQAQIARLEKLRAGRDPEKVQQCLDAITHAMESGEGNLLELSVEAARARASLGEISFAIEKVCGRHKAVIRSISGVYSSEFADDEVIKEVRQMTDDFEKREGRRPRIMVAKMGQDGHDRGAKVVATAYADMGFDVDVGPLFQTPAETAQDAVDNDVHIVGMSSLAAGHKTLLPQLVEELKKRGRGDIMVVAGGVIPAQDYQFLYDHGAACIFGPGTVIPAAAREMLQVLNKRLAAQEGAVK; from the coding sequence ATGTATCAGAATCCTGATTTCACCAAGATCGCCTTCAAGGAAGAAAGCCGCGCCGAATCGCGTCAGGACTGGGAAGCGCGCGTCCTCAGGGAGACGGGCCGTTCCGTCTCCGAACTGTGCACGCGCACGATGGAGCAGATCGACGTCAAGCCGCTCTATACCGCCGACGACTACGCCGGCATGCATCACCTCGGCTTCATGGCCGGCATCCCGCCGTTCCTGCGCGGGCCGTATCCCACCATGTACGTCGCCCGTCCCTGGACGGTGCGCCAGTACGCCGGTTTTTCCACGGCCGAAGAGTCGAACGCGTTCTACCGCCGCAACCTCGCCGCCGGACAGAAGGGGCTTTCCATCGCTTTCGACCTGGCCACGCACCGCGGCTACGATTCCGACCATCCGCGCGTCGTCGGCGACGTCGGCAAAGCCGGCGTGGCCGTCGACTCGATCCTCGACATGGAGATTCTGTTCTCCGGCATCCCGCTGGGGCAGATGTCCGTCTCCATGACCATGAACGGCGCCGTGCTGCCCGTCATGGCCTTCTACATCGTCGCCGCGCAGGAACAGGGCGTCGACATGAAAGTCCTCAGCGGCACGATCCAGAACGACATCCTCAAGGAGTTCATGGTGCGCAACACCTACATCTATCCCCCCGCGGCCTCCATGCGCATCATCGGCGACATTTTCGCCTTCACCTCGCGCAACATGCCCAAGTTCAACTGCATCTCCATCTCCGGCTACCACATGCAGGAAGCCGGCGCCACCGCCGACATCGAACTGGGCTACACGCTGGCCGACGGCCTCGAGTACATCCGCACCGGACTGAAAGCCGGACTGAGCATCGACGATTTCGCGCCGCGACTGTCGTTTTTCTGGGCCATCGGCAAGAACTACTTCATGGAAGTGGCCAAGATGCGCGCCGCGCGCATGCTCTGGGGCAAGATCGTCAAGCAGTTCAACCCCAAGAACACCAAGTCCATGGCGCTGCGCACGCACTCGCAGACTTCGGGCTGGAGCCTGACCGCCCAAGACCCCTTCAACAACGTCACCCGCACCTGCGTCGAGGCCATGGCCGCCGCGCTCGGCCACACCCAGTCGCTGCACACCAACGCCCTCGACGAAGCCATCGCCCTGCCCACGGACTTCTCCGCCCGCATCGCGCGCAACACGCAGCTCTACATCCAGGACGAAACCAAAGTCTGCAAGGTCATCGACCCGTGGGGCGGCTCCTACTACGTGGAAGCCCTCACCGACGAGCTGATCCGCCGCGCCTGGGCGCATATCCAGGAAGTCGAAAGCCTCGGCGGCATGGCCAAGGCCATCGACACCGGCCTGCCCAAGATGCGCATCGAGGAGGCCGCGGCGCGCCGTCAGGCCCACATCGACTCCGGCAACGAAAAGATCGTCGGCATCAACTACTTCCCGCTCGAGAAGGAAGACCCGCTCGACATCCTCGACGTCGACAACACCGCCGTGCGTCAGGCGCAGATCGCGCGCCTCGAAAAGCTGCGCGCCGGCCGCGATCCCGAAAAGGTGCAGCAGTGTCTCGACGCCATCACCCACGCCATGGAAAGCGGCGAGGGCAATCTGCTCGAGCTGTCCGTCGAAGCGGCCCGCGCGCGCGCGTCGCTGGGCGAGATTTCCTTCGCCATCGAAAAAGTGTGCGGGAGGCACAAAGCCGTGATCCGTTCGATTTCAGGAGTGTACAGCAGCGAATTCGCCGACGACGAAGTGATCAAGGAAGTCCGCCAGATGACCGACGACTTCGAGAAGCGCGAAGGCCGCCGTCCGCGCATCATGGTCGCCAAGATGGGGCAGGACGGCCACGACCGCGGCGCCAAAGTCGTCGCCACCGCCTACGCCGACATGGGTTTCGACGTCGACGTCGGGCCGCTGTTCCAGACGCCGGCCGAGACCGCTCAGGACGCCGTAGACAACGACGTCCACATCGTCGGCATGAGCTCGCTGGCCGCCGGTCACAAGACGCTGCTGCCCCAGCTCGTCGAAGAGCTGAAAAAGCGCGGCCGCGGCGACATCATGGTCGTCGCCGGCGGCGTCATCCCGGCGCAGGACTACCAGTTCCTGTACGACCACGGCGCCGCCTGCATCTTCGGCCCCGGCACGGTCATTCCCGCCGCCGCCCGTGAGATGCTGCAGGTGCTGAACAAGCGTCTTGCCGCCCAGGAAGGAGCCGTGAAGTAG
- a CDS encoding methylmalonyl-CoA mutase family protein encodes MEKDQQKSAPITPVTFDEFKVPTYEEWKQAAEVALKGAPFDKKMFTPTFEGITLQPIYTAENVAELKDCHAFPGAQDFLRGVKSAPQHGHLWEIAQGVDARCPRRAGELAAEELKRGATAIHPVLDYSSTHGMDVPACERRGVSICSLEHLEKFFAAADPGAHELHVAAGASALPMLGMIAAWCEKRGVALSSLKGCVGADPVGSLARDGSLSRSLDSLYDEMAQTLLWAENHQCALRTILIRGSVYANAGASAVQETACALADAVAVVRAMAERGIAPDVTARHLRFEVGLGANFFMEIARLRALRVLWAHVARAFGCEGESAKVNVIAETSPFTVTVYDPYVNILRTSTQAFSAAVAGVDSMNVNCFDWAVRPATEQARRIARNQQIMMQTEFNFDAAVDPAGGSWYVETLTRQVEDRVWELFQKVEAEGGLVKALQSGLIQNEIGAVLADRFKKLATRAERAVGNNMYANMAETPLDVPASDLAEFKAAREAKVAEIKKRRCPDCLAKALKDVAESAKCGKGGQVVHAAEAFAAEALLSDLWKTLDAAGACDLKVAPLQPHRWTEQYEALRKRTEDYTARTGGNLKVFLANMGPIPQHKPRADFSTGFFEVAHFEVLKNDGFETVELAAEAAAKSGADAAVICSTDDTYPELVPPLAKLIKEKRPGMTVFLAGAPAPEFKQSYLDAGVDDFIHVKANCLQVLTAMQKKKGMC; translated from the coding sequence ATGGAAAAAGACCAGCAGAAATCCGCGCCGATCACTCCTGTCACCTTTGACGAGTTCAAAGTCCCCACGTACGAGGAGTGGAAGCAGGCCGCCGAAGTGGCCCTGAAGGGGGCGCCCTTCGACAAAAAAATGTTCACGCCGACGTTCGAGGGCATCACGCTTCAGCCCATTTACACGGCCGAGAACGTCGCGGAGCTGAAAGACTGCCATGCCTTTCCCGGAGCGCAGGACTTTTTGAGAGGCGTCAAGAGCGCGCCGCAACACGGCCATCTCTGGGAGATCGCCCAGGGCGTCGACGCGCGCTGCCCGCGCCGGGCCGGCGAACTGGCCGCCGAGGAACTGAAAAGGGGCGCCACGGCCATCCACCCGGTGCTCGATTACTCCAGCACGCACGGCATGGACGTCCCCGCCTGCGAGCGCCGCGGCGTCAGCATCTGCTCGCTGGAACATCTGGAAAAGTTTTTCGCCGCCGCCGATCCGGGCGCGCACGAGCTGCACGTCGCCGCCGGCGCGTCGGCCCTGCCGATGCTGGGCATGATCGCCGCATGGTGCGAAAAGCGCGGCGTCGCGCTTTCCAGCCTGAAAGGCTGCGTCGGCGCCGACCCCGTCGGCTCGCTGGCCCGCGACGGCTCGCTGAGCCGCTCGCTCGACAGTCTGTACGATGAAATGGCGCAGACGCTGCTCTGGGCCGAAAACCATCAGTGCGCTCTGCGCACGATCCTGATTCGCGGCAGCGTCTACGCCAACGCCGGCGCGTCCGCCGTCCAGGAGACGGCCTGCGCGCTCGCCGACGCCGTCGCCGTCGTCCGCGCCATGGCGGAGCGCGGCATCGCCCCCGACGTGACCGCCCGCCATCTTCGCTTCGAAGTCGGCCTCGGCGCCAACTTCTTCATGGAGATCGCCCGCCTGCGCGCCCTGCGCGTGCTCTGGGCGCACGTGGCGCGCGCCTTCGGCTGCGAGGGCGAGAGCGCAAAGGTCAACGTCATCGCCGAGACCTCTCCGTTCACCGTGACGGTCTACGATCCCTACGTCAACATCCTGCGCACGTCCACGCAGGCCTTTTCGGCCGCCGTGGCCGGCGTCGATTCCATGAACGTCAACTGTTTCGACTGGGCCGTCCGCCCCGCCACCGAACAGGCGCGCCGCATCGCCCGCAACCAGCAGATCATGATGCAGACCGAGTTCAACTTCGACGCCGCCGTCGATCCCGCCGGCGGTTCCTGGTACGTGGAGACGCTGACCCGCCAGGTCGAAGACCGCGTCTGGGAACTGTTCCAGAAGGTCGAAGCCGAAGGCGGTCTCGTCAAGGCGCTGCAGTCCGGCCTGATCCAGAACGAGATCGGCGCCGTGCTCGCCGACCGCTTCAAGAAGCTCGCCACCCGCGCCGAACGCGCCGTCGGCAACAACATGTACGCCAACATGGCGGAAACGCCGCTTGACGTGCCCGCAAGCGACCTGGCCGAGTTCAAGGCCGCCCGCGAGGCCAAAGTGGCCGAGATCAAAAAACGCCGCTGCCCCGACTGCCTCGCCAAAGCGCTGAAAGACGTGGCCGAAAGCGCCAAATGCGGCAAAGGCGGCCAGGTCGTCCATGCCGCCGAGGCGTTCGCGGCCGAGGCGCTGCTGTCCGATCTGTGGAAAACCCTCGACGCCGCCGGCGCCTGCGACCTCAAAGTCGCGCCGCTTCAGCCGCACCGCTGGACCGAACAGTACGAAGCGCTGAGAAAACGCACCGAAGACTACACCGCCCGGACCGGCGGCAATCTCAAAGTATTCCTCGCCAACATGGGCCCCATCCCTCAGCACAAGCCGCGCGCCGATTTCAGCACGGGCTTCTTCGAAGTGGCTCACTTCGAGGTACTGAAGAACGACGGTTTCGAGACTGTGGAGCTGGCCGCCGAAGCCGCCGCGAAAAGCGGCGCCGACGCCGCCGTGATCTGCTCCACCGACGACACCTATCCCGAGCTCGTGCCGCCGCTGGCCAAGCTGATCAAGGAGAAGCGCCCCGGCATGACCGTGTTCCTCGCCGGCGCGCCCGCGCCCGAGTTCAAACAGAGCTATCTCGACGCCGGCGTCGACGATTTCATCCACGTGAAAGCCAACTGCCTCCAGGTCCTCACCGCCATGCAGAAGAAAAAGGGGATGTGCTAG